Proteins encoded together in one Osmia lignaria lignaria isolate PbOS001 chromosome 4, iyOsmLign1, whole genome shotgun sequence window:
- the LOC117603437 gene encoding F-box/LRR-repeat protein 2 isoform X1 produces the protein MIHSGRTRLEKKVSRVGVGGGGQVGQGVQAVEESGASGQWWRQQHPSYHHHHHHHHHHHQHHHHYHHQAGYYTSQSHTHNNPVTTMKQSYMQLTWVFHDDEAQINKKLPKELLLRILSYLDVVSLCRCAQVSKAWNVLALDGSNWQRIDLFDFQRDVEGPVIENISRRCGGFLRQLSLRGCQSIGNNSMRTLAQSCPNIEELNLSQCKKISDATCAALSSHCPKLQRLNLDSCPEITDISLKDLSDGCPLLTHINLSWCELLTDNGVEALARGCRELRSFLCKGCRQLTDRAVKCLARHCPNLEAINLHECRNITDDAVRELSERCPRLHYVCLSNCPNLTDASLVTLAQHCPLLSVLECVACTHFTDAGFQALAKNCRLLEKMDLEECLLITDATLIHLAMGCPRLEKLSLSHCELITDEGIRQLALSPCAAEHLAVLELDNCPLITDASLDHLLQACHNLERIELYDCQLITRAGIRRLRAHLPNIKVHAYFAPVTPPPSAGASRQRYCRCCVIL, from the exons AAAAAAGTAAGTCGCGTGGGCGTAGGAGGAGGGGGCCAGGTCGGGCAAGGGGTACAAGCGGTCGAGGAATCCGGCGCAAGCGGTCAATGGTGGAGGCAACAGCATCCATcgtatcatcatcatcaccatcatcatcatcatcatcaccaacATCATCACCATTATCATCATCAGGCCGGTTATTACACGTCGCAATCGCATACTCACAACAATCCTGTCACTACCATGAAGCAGTCTTACATGCAG CTAACATGGGTGTTTCATGACGACGAGGCGCAGATTAATAAGAAACTGCCAAAAGAATTGCTGCTTAG AATCCTCTCGTATCTCGACGTGGTGTCACTATGCCGATGCGCGCAAGTAAGCAAAGCCTGGAACGTGTTGGCGCTAGATGGATCCAATTGGCAGAGAATCGATCTATTCGATTTCCAACGAGACGTGGAG GGACCAGTTATAGAAAATATCTCGAGACGATGCGGCGGTTTCCTGAGACAGCTGTCTCTCAGGGGATGCCAGAGCATCGGGAACAATTCCATGAGAACGTTGGCTCAATCGTGCCCGAACATCGAGGAACTGAACCTGAGCCAGTGTAAAAAGATCTCAGACGCCACCTGCGCTGCACTCAGCAGTCACTGTCCTAAACTCCAACGACTGAACTTGGACTCGTGTCCCGAGATAACGGACATTTCCCTGAAGGATCTCTCGGACGGCTGTCCCCTTCTCACTCACATCAACCTGTCCTGGTGTGAGTTACTTACCGACAACGGAGTCGAAGCGCTGGCGAGAGGTTGCCGGGAACTACGTAGCTTTCTCTGCAAGGGATGCCGTCAGTTGACAGACAGGGCTGTCAAATGTCTAGCACGTCACTGCCCCAATTTGGAGGCGATCAATCTACACGAATGCAGG AATATAACAGATGACGCGGTTCGAGAACTCAGCGAACGATGTCCACGATTGCATTACGTCTGTCTGTCGAATTGTCCGAATTTAACGGACGCATCTCTGGTCACCCTGGCGCAACACTGTCCGCTCCTTAGCGTACTCGAATGCGTGGCTTGCACTCATTTCACCGACGCGGGATTTCAGGCCCTCGCGAAA AATTGCAGACTGCTCGAGAAGATGGACCTGGAAGAGTGCCTTTTAATAACAGACGCCACCCTTATTCATCTAGCCATGGGATGTCCAAGGTTGGAGAAACTG agccTGTCGCACTGCGAACTGATCACCGACGAGGGCATCCGGCAATTGGCTCTTTCGCCGTGTGCGGCCGAACATCTGGCGGTGCTGGAATTGGACAACTGCCCCCTCATCACAGATGCCAGTCTCGATCACCTTCTACAGGCCTGCCACAATCTCGAGCGCATCGAGCTTTACGACTGTCAACTGATCACCAGAGCTGGCATACGTAGACTCAGA GCTCATTTACCCAACATCAAAGTTCACGCGTATTTCGCACCCGTAACACCTCCGCCGAGCGCAGGTGCATCACGGCAACGATACTGCCGATGCTGTGTCATTCTGTGA
- the LOC117603437 gene encoding F-box/LRR-repeat protein 2 isoform X2: protein MIHSGRTRLELTWVFHDDEAQINKKLPKELLLRILSYLDVVSLCRCAQVSKAWNVLALDGSNWQRIDLFDFQRDVEGPVIENISRRCGGFLRQLSLRGCQSIGNNSMRTLAQSCPNIEELNLSQCKKISDATCAALSSHCPKLQRLNLDSCPEITDISLKDLSDGCPLLTHINLSWCELLTDNGVEALARGCRELRSFLCKGCRQLTDRAVKCLARHCPNLEAINLHECRNITDDAVRELSERCPRLHYVCLSNCPNLTDASLVTLAQHCPLLSVLECVACTHFTDAGFQALAKNCRLLEKMDLEECLLITDATLIHLAMGCPRLEKLSLSHCELITDEGIRQLALSPCAAEHLAVLELDNCPLITDASLDHLLQACHNLERIELYDCQLITRAGIRRLRAHLPNIKVHAYFAPVTPPPSAGASRQRYCRCCVIL, encoded by the exons CTAACATGGGTGTTTCATGACGACGAGGCGCAGATTAATAAGAAACTGCCAAAAGAATTGCTGCTTAG AATCCTCTCGTATCTCGACGTGGTGTCACTATGCCGATGCGCGCAAGTAAGCAAAGCCTGGAACGTGTTGGCGCTAGATGGATCCAATTGGCAGAGAATCGATCTATTCGATTTCCAACGAGACGTGGAG GGACCAGTTATAGAAAATATCTCGAGACGATGCGGCGGTTTCCTGAGACAGCTGTCTCTCAGGGGATGCCAGAGCATCGGGAACAATTCCATGAGAACGTTGGCTCAATCGTGCCCGAACATCGAGGAACTGAACCTGAGCCAGTGTAAAAAGATCTCAGACGCCACCTGCGCTGCACTCAGCAGTCACTGTCCTAAACTCCAACGACTGAACTTGGACTCGTGTCCCGAGATAACGGACATTTCCCTGAAGGATCTCTCGGACGGCTGTCCCCTTCTCACTCACATCAACCTGTCCTGGTGTGAGTTACTTACCGACAACGGAGTCGAAGCGCTGGCGAGAGGTTGCCGGGAACTACGTAGCTTTCTCTGCAAGGGATGCCGTCAGTTGACAGACAGGGCTGTCAAATGTCTAGCACGTCACTGCCCCAATTTGGAGGCGATCAATCTACACGAATGCAGG AATATAACAGATGACGCGGTTCGAGAACTCAGCGAACGATGTCCACGATTGCATTACGTCTGTCTGTCGAATTGTCCGAATTTAACGGACGCATCTCTGGTCACCCTGGCGCAACACTGTCCGCTCCTTAGCGTACTCGAATGCGTGGCTTGCACTCATTTCACCGACGCGGGATTTCAGGCCCTCGCGAAA AATTGCAGACTGCTCGAGAAGATGGACCTGGAAGAGTGCCTTTTAATAACAGACGCCACCCTTATTCATCTAGCCATGGGATGTCCAAGGTTGGAGAAACTG agccTGTCGCACTGCGAACTGATCACCGACGAGGGCATCCGGCAATTGGCTCTTTCGCCGTGTGCGGCCGAACATCTGGCGGTGCTGGAATTGGACAACTGCCCCCTCATCACAGATGCCAGTCTCGATCACCTTCTACAGGCCTGCCACAATCTCGAGCGCATCGAGCTTTACGACTGTCAACTGATCACCAGAGCTGGCATACGTAGACTCAGA GCTCATTTACCCAACATCAAAGTTCACGCGTATTTCGCACCCGTAACACCTCCGCCGAGCGCAGGTGCATCACGGCAACGATACTGCCGATGCTGTGTCATTCTGTGA